In Mycolicibacterium phocaicum, one DNA window encodes the following:
- a CDS encoding metal-dependent hydrolase, with protein sequence MLQPQRFAHEVDPGPVQIQARNVAFETADKPMSWIPGHPVASHVVNLLNILLPAGERWFIETFNEALPLIKDPKLADDVRGFIGQEAMHAEAHDTVMNDYLVNSGMNVTPLLDQVEFVFEEILAPAKTDDPRRKMNNLIERLWFIAAVEHYTAVLGDFVLNCTWDDHDADPVMVDLFRWHGAEEVEHRSVAHEVAMYFRNSYFDRIRAMSVVAILMYVFFQRGMRFLVKSDPQLKLGWWKSQRLRMRDSKLGLLPKYRNLLLTQTLVYFKPNYTPEEMGSTAQAVAYLAASPAARAAHL encoded by the coding sequence ATGCTGCAACCACAGCGTTTCGCTCACGAGGTCGACCCGGGTCCGGTGCAGATCCAGGCCCGCAACGTGGCTTTCGAGACCGCGGACAAGCCGATGTCCTGGATTCCCGGCCACCCCGTCGCCTCGCACGTGGTGAATCTGTTGAACATCCTGCTTCCGGCCGGCGAACGCTGGTTCATCGAGACCTTCAACGAGGCGCTGCCGCTCATCAAGGATCCGAAGCTCGCCGACGACGTGCGCGGCTTCATCGGCCAAGAGGCCATGCACGCCGAGGCGCACGACACCGTCATGAACGACTACCTGGTGAACAGCGGCATGAATGTCACGCCGCTGCTCGATCAAGTCGAGTTCGTGTTCGAGGAAATTCTCGCTCCGGCCAAGACCGACGACCCGCGCCGCAAGATGAACAACCTCATCGAGCGGCTGTGGTTCATCGCGGCTGTCGAGCACTACACCGCCGTGCTCGGTGACTTCGTCCTCAACTGCACGTGGGACGACCACGACGCCGACCCCGTCATGGTGGACCTGTTCCGCTGGCACGGCGCCGAGGAAGTCGAGCACCGCTCGGTGGCCCACGAGGTTGCCATGTACTTCCGGAACAGCTACTTCGACCGCATCCGCGCCATGAGCGTCGTCGCGATCCTGATGTACGTGTTCTTCCAGCGCGGCATGCGGTTCCTGGTCAAGAGCGACCCGCAGCTCAAGCTCGGCTGGTGGAAGTCGCAGCGCCTGCGGATGCGCGACTCCAAGCTGGGCCTGCTGCCGAAGTACCGGAACCTGCTGCTCACCCAGACGCTGGTGTACTTCAAGCCGAACTACACCCCTGAAGAAATGGGCTCGACCGCGCAGGCCGTGGCGTATCTGGCCGCCTCGCCCGCCGCCCGCGCCGCACACCTGTGA
- the malQ gene encoding 4-alpha-glucanotransferase: MTERTASLVELARRHGVATEYTDWSGAQHAVAAATLVAVLAALGVPADSEDECAAALADHERAYWQRTLSATIVARAGQPSSFWVHVTHGAPVGVWIRLEDGSVRAGLRQLENNRPPFDLDGRLVGEATFELPADLPLGYHRLHVQAGTAGDADAVLIVTPDALTLPSRLGSGRAWGLATQLYSVRSQNSWGTGDLTDLADLAVWSAARYHADFILVNPLHAAGPVAPMEPSPYLPTSRQFANPLYLRVQAIPEYTAVRTPATLRKARADAQSRADKNEFIDRDAAWKSKRNALKEVYRAHRSAGRTIAYDGYRQRTGRTLDDFATWCVLAEKHGDDWRDWPAEFQHPDHPAVRAFAEKHSSRIDFHRWLQWQLDDQLTAAQATAVQAGMALGIVHDLAVGVDPGGADAWALQDVLATGVSGGAPPDEFNQLGQDWSQPPWRPDELMERAYEPFRAVVRAVLRHAGGVRIDHIIGLFRLWWIPNGATPVDGTYVHYDHEAMIGIVALEAHRAGAVVVGEDLGTVEPWVRDYLRDRGLLGTSILWFEADQDGGPLPAPRWREYCLSAVTTHDLPPTAGYLAGAHLRLRRDLGLLTRPYKEEVAADRADQQRWLDVLRAAGLLPPNAPEAIDADQIVLALYRYLTRTPSRLLALALPDAVGDVRTQNQPGTTDEYPNWRVPLAGPDGRKILLEDLFSDPRAAALAQVMADAVTPGLS, translated from the coding sequence ATGACTGAACGCACCGCGTCGCTCGTCGAGCTTGCCCGACGCCACGGTGTGGCCACCGAGTACACCGACTGGAGCGGCGCGCAACACGCCGTCGCCGCGGCCACGCTGGTCGCCGTCCTCGCGGCGCTGGGCGTGCCTGCCGATTCCGAGGACGAATGCGCGGCGGCCCTTGCCGACCACGAACGCGCGTACTGGCAGCGCACCCTGTCCGCCACCATCGTCGCCCGGGCGGGTCAGCCGTCGAGTTTCTGGGTCCACGTCACCCACGGCGCCCCCGTCGGCGTGTGGATCCGGCTGGAGGACGGTTCGGTGCGGGCCGGCCTGCGCCAGCTGGAGAACAACCGGCCGCCGTTCGATCTCGATGGCCGGCTGGTGGGCGAGGCCACCTTCGAACTGCCGGCCGATCTCCCGCTGGGCTACCACCGCCTGCATGTCCAGGCCGGCACCGCAGGGGACGCCGACGCCGTCCTGATCGTCACCCCCGATGCGCTGACGCTGCCGAGCCGCCTGGGCAGCGGCCGGGCCTGGGGCCTGGCCACCCAGCTCTACAGCGTGCGTTCGCAGAACTCTTGGGGCACGGGCGATCTCACGGACCTCGCCGACCTCGCTGTGTGGTCAGCCGCGCGGTACCACGCCGATTTCATCCTGGTGAACCCGTTGCACGCCGCCGGCCCGGTGGCGCCCATGGAGCCGTCGCCCTACCTGCCGACCTCGCGGCAGTTCGCCAACCCGCTCTATCTGCGGGTGCAGGCCATCCCCGAATACACCGCCGTCCGCACGCCGGCCACGCTGCGCAAAGCCCGCGCCGACGCCCAGTCCCGCGCCGACAAGAACGAGTTCATCGACCGCGATGCGGCCTGGAAGTCCAAACGCAATGCGCTCAAGGAGGTGTACCGGGCCCACCGCTCGGCGGGCCGGACCATCGCCTACGACGGCTACCGGCAACGGACCGGCCGCACGCTCGACGACTTCGCGACGTGGTGCGTGCTGGCCGAGAAACACGGCGACGACTGGCGCGACTGGCCGGCGGAGTTTCAGCACCCGGACCATCCCGCGGTGCGGGCCTTCGCCGAAAAGCACAGCAGCCGTATCGATTTCCACCGGTGGCTGCAGTGGCAGCTCGATGACCAGCTGACCGCCGCGCAGGCCACCGCGGTGCAGGCGGGGATGGCGCTGGGCATCGTCCACGATCTGGCGGTCGGCGTGGATCCGGGCGGCGCCGATGCCTGGGCGCTGCAGGATGTGCTGGCCACCGGGGTGTCGGGCGGAGCGCCGCCCGACGAGTTCAATCAGCTGGGGCAGGACTGGTCGCAGCCGCCGTGGCGGCCGGACGAACTCATGGAGCGCGCCTACGAGCCGTTCCGCGCCGTGGTCAGGGCGGTGTTGCGGCATGCCGGCGGCGTCCGCATCGACCACATCATCGGCCTCTTCCGGCTGTGGTGGATTCCCAACGGTGCGACGCCGGTCGACGGCACCTACGTCCACTACGACCACGAGGCGATGATCGGCATCGTGGCGCTGGAGGCACACCGGGCCGGTGCGGTGGTGGTCGGCGAGGACCTGGGGACCGTCGAACCGTGGGTTCGCGACTACCTGCGCGACCGCGGCCTGCTCGGCACCTCGATCCTGTGGTTCGAGGCCGACCAGGACGGCGGACCGCTGCCCGCGCCGCGATGGCGCGAATACTGCCTGTCGGCGGTGACGACGCATGACCTGCCGCCGACGGCCGGCTACCTGGCCGGTGCACATCTGCGCCTGCGCCGCGACCTGGGGCTGCTGACCCGCCCCTACAAAGAAGAGGTCGCGGCCGATCGCGCCGACCAGCAGCGCTGGCTGGACGTCCTGCGGGCGGCGGGGTTGCTGCCGCCGAACGCGCCCGAGGCGATCGACGCCGACCAGATTGTCCTGGCCCTGTACCGCTACCTCACCCGCACCCCGTCGCGGCTGCTGGCACTAGCGCTGCCCGACGCCGTCGGCGACGTACGGACCCAGAATCAGCCCGGGACCACCGACGAATATCCGAACTGGCGGGTGCCGCTGGCGGGTCCCGACGGCCGGAAGATTCTCCTCGAAGACCTGTTTTCCGATCCTCGTGCGGCTGCGTTGGCGCAGGTGATGGCCGACGCGGTGACGCCGGGATTGAGTTGA
- a CDS encoding sterol desaturase family protein: MLHDPVSYAIPFFVVALLLEWGAARKLAHDEQQRPPSGAYLRADAWASIWMGAVSLFTSGVLNFLALVGYAALYVYVAPWHLPGDAWYTWVIAILGVDLIYYTYHRMAHRVRLFWATHQAHHSSEYFNLSTALRQKWNPSGDLAMKAVLPALGVPPWIVFASFSLNLLYQYWIHTERIGKLWRPIEYIFNTPSHHRVHHGRDQQYLDKNYGGILIIWDRMFGSFTPETARPNYGLTKPVGTYDIWKLQTHEYVSMVRDVRQANGFGDRMGYVFGPPGWQPAGPGPAPVR; encoded by the coding sequence ATGCTGCACGACCCGGTGTCGTACGCCATCCCGTTCTTCGTGGTGGCGCTGCTGCTGGAGTGGGGCGCGGCCCGCAAGCTCGCGCACGACGAGCAGCAGCGGCCGCCGTCGGGCGCGTACCTGCGCGCCGACGCCTGGGCCAGCATCTGGATGGGTGCGGTGTCGCTGTTCACCAGCGGTGTGCTGAATTTCCTCGCGCTGGTCGGCTACGCGGCGCTGTACGTGTATGTCGCGCCGTGGCACCTGCCGGGCGACGCCTGGTACACGTGGGTGATCGCCATCCTCGGGGTCGACCTGATCTACTACACCTACCACCGCATGGCCCACCGGGTGCGGCTGTTCTGGGCCACCCACCAGGCGCACCATTCCAGCGAGTACTTCAACCTGTCCACCGCGCTGCGGCAGAAGTGGAACCCCTCCGGCGACCTGGCGATGAAGGCGGTACTACCGGCGCTGGGCGTGCCGCCCTGGATCGTGTTCGCCAGTTTCTCGCTGAACCTGTTGTACCAGTACTGGATTCACACCGAGCGCATCGGAAAGCTATGGCGGCCAATCGAATACATTTTCAACACGCCGTCGCACCACCGTGTGCACCATGGCCGTGACCAACAGTACCTCGACAAGAACTACGGCGGCATCCTGATCATCTGGGACCGGATGTTCGGCAGCTTCACGCCGGAGACCGCGCGGCCGAACTACGGATTGACCAAACCCGTTGGTACATACGATATCTGGAAACTGCAGACGCATGAATATGTCTCGATGGTCCGAGATGTGCGCCAGGCCAACGGGTTCGGAGACCGAATGGGCTACGTTTTCGGCCCGCCGGGATGGCAGCCGGCCGGGCCCGGGCCCGCGCCGGTTCGCTGA
- a CDS encoding LysM peptidoglycan-binding domain-containing protein, with protein sequence MGDTLQKGEKLEVGQSLTSNNGAYRLVLQDDGNLVLYAGEQSVWATATDGQDVKRAEVQEDGNFVLYTPDKPVWASQTAGADNVRLVLQDDRNLVLYSGDDAKWSSETHTDEVPAAPVEAAPEPAPEPEVAEVAAEPVAAEVIAEPEPAPAPEPPAARTYTVQSGDTLWAIAEQFYGDGNRYPEIAGASGIDNPDLIQPGQLLTIP encoded by the coding sequence ATGGGTGACACACTTCAGAAGGGCGAGAAGCTCGAGGTCGGCCAGTCGCTGACGTCGAACAACGGTGCGTACCGGCTGGTGCTGCAGGACGACGGCAACCTGGTGCTGTACGCGGGGGAGCAGTCCGTGTGGGCCACCGCCACCGACGGCCAGGACGTCAAGCGTGCCGAGGTGCAGGAGGACGGCAACTTCGTGCTGTACACCCCGGACAAGCCGGTGTGGGCCAGCCAGACCGCCGGCGCCGACAACGTCCGCCTCGTGCTGCAGGACGACCGCAACCTGGTCCTCTACAGCGGCGACGACGCCAAGTGGTCGTCCGAGACCCACACCGACGAGGTGCCCGCGGCGCCGGTCGAGGCCGCGCCGGAGCCCGCCCCCGAGCCCGAGGTGGCCGAGGTGGCTGCCGAACCCGTCGCGGCCGAGGTCATCGCCGAGCCCGAGCCCGCCCCGGCGCCCGAGCCGCCGGCGGCGCGCACCTACACCGTGCAGTCCGGCGACACCCTGTGGGCCATCGCCGAGCAGTTCTACGGTGACGGCAACCGCTACCCGGAGATTGCCGGTGCCAGCGGAATCGACAACCCGGACCTGATTCAGCCCGGTCAGCTCCTGACCATTCCCTGA
- a CDS encoding Rv1815 family serine proteinase: MFVGGLRAAAVAAVAVPMFAVGAPAPIASADPGVLVYPGMEIHQGTTRCTLGYVDPVARTGYTAGHCRGNGPVTDKDGRFIGTMITFRDNTPDGATIATDHQISDWESINIAGDVMVNNILPGGRMLVTDPAVNPQRGAPVCHFGVVTGETCGTVDAVNNGWFTMSNGIVSQKGDSGGPVYTVTPDNRAVLVGVFNSTWGHFPAAVSWSATDQQTNDAVVQQASDG, from the coding sequence ATGTTTGTGGGGGGTTTGCGGGCCGCTGCAGTAGCCGCGGTCGCCGTGCCGATGTTCGCCGTGGGCGCCCCGGCGCCGATCGCGTCGGCTGATCCCGGGGTACTCGTGTACCCGGGCATGGAGATTCACCAGGGCACCACGCGCTGCACGCTGGGTTATGTCGACCCGGTCGCACGGACCGGCTACACCGCAGGTCACTGCCGTGGCAATGGCCCGGTGACCGACAAGGACGGCCGCTTCATCGGCACCATGATCACGTTCCGGGACAACACGCCGGACGGCGCCACGATCGCGACCGACCACCAGATCTCCGACTGGGAGTCCATCAACATCGCCGGCGACGTCATGGTGAACAACATTCTGCCGGGCGGGCGGATGCTCGTCACCGATCCCGCGGTGAATCCCCAGCGCGGCGCACCCGTCTGCCACTTCGGCGTCGTCACCGGTGAGACGTGCGGCACCGTCGACGCCGTGAACAACGGCTGGTTCACCATGTCCAACGGGATCGTCAGCCAGAAGGGTGACTCCGGCGGGCCGGTCTACACCGTCACCCCGGACAACCGGGCCGTCCTCGTCGGCGTCTTCAACAGCACGTGGGGCCATTTCCCCGCGGCCGTCTCCTGGAGCGCGACAGATCAGCAGACCAATGACGCCGTCGTGCAGCAGGCCTCTGACGGCTGA
- a CDS encoding ArsR/SmtB family transcription factor has translation MHAFDVLGDPVRRRILELLAHGELTVGAIATTIQAEFSISQPAVSQHLKVLRDNGFASVRPDGQRRLYAVDGRGMQDIDNWLAGFRQFWRPHLDALATEVARGKRNRKGES, from the coding sequence GTGCACGCCTTCGATGTCCTGGGGGACCCGGTTCGCCGCCGAATCCTGGAACTGCTGGCGCACGGTGAACTGACCGTGGGCGCCATCGCGACGACGATTCAGGCTGAGTTCTCGATCAGTCAACCGGCGGTATCGCAGCATCTGAAGGTGTTGCGCGACAACGGTTTTGCCAGTGTGCGCCCGGACGGTCAGCGGCGGCTGTACGCCGTGGACGGCCGGGGCATGCAGGACATCGACAACTGGCTGGCCGGGTTCCGCCAGTTCTGGCGACCGCATCTGGACGCGCTGGCCACCGAGGTGGCGCGCGGAAAACGTAACCGCAAGGGGGAGTCATGA
- a CDS encoding SRPBCC family protein: protein MIDVTAQINAVERRVGTRTWQAGEARVVTISQTYPTDVADLWDACTNRDRIPRWFLPVTGDLTVGGAFQLEGNAGGTVLTCDPPHTFTATWECNGQVSWIELRILDAGDGSARLELDHIASADDDEFWAQYGPSAVGMGWDGALLGLAIHTSTGEAIDPSFGPQWTVSEEGRRFTRESGAAWCAADIAGGTDPEQARAASARCIAAYLGAESE from the coding sequence ATGATCGACGTCACCGCACAGATCAACGCCGTGGAACGCAGGGTCGGCACGCGGACGTGGCAGGCGGGCGAGGCCCGCGTCGTCACGATCAGTCAGACGTATCCGACCGACGTGGCCGACCTGTGGGACGCCTGTACCAATCGGGACCGCATTCCGCGGTGGTTCCTGCCGGTCACCGGCGACCTCACGGTCGGCGGCGCGTTCCAGTTGGAGGGCAACGCCGGCGGCACCGTGCTGACATGCGATCCGCCACATACCTTCACTGCCACCTGGGAGTGCAACGGCCAGGTCAGCTGGATCGAGCTGCGAATACTCGACGCCGGCGACGGTTCGGCGCGTCTGGAGCTCGACCACATCGCCTCCGCTGATGACGACGAGTTCTGGGCGCAGTACGGTCCCAGTGCCGTCGGTATGGGCTGGGACGGTGCGCTTCTCGGGCTGGCCATCCACACGTCGACGGGGGAGGCCATCGATCCGTCGTTCGGTCCGCAGTGGACCGTGAGCGAGGAAGGTCGCCGGTTCACGCGCGAATCGGGCGCGGCCTGGTGTGCGGCCGATATCGCCGGTGGCACCGATCCCGAGCAGGCGCGCGCCGCGTCGGCCCGGTGCATCGCGGCCTATCTCGGTGCCGAAAGCGAGTAG
- a CDS encoding FAD-binding protein: protein MQTVPETVDAADVTEWSDEADVVVIGFGIAGGCAAVSAAAAGAKVLVLEKAAGAGGTTSMAGGHFYLGGGTAVQQATGHDDTADEMYKYLVAVAHDPEHDKIRAYCDGSVEHFNWLEDLGFQFERSYYPGKVVVPPGTEGLSYTGNEKVWPFCEQAKAAPRGHSVPVPGELGGADMVIKLLLKRADELGVEMRYETGATNLVVDDAGAVVGVRWKNFGVTGTVKAGAVVIAAGGFAMNPEMVAEHTPALGQKRKTKHHGEVEPYILGNPNDDGLGIKLGVSAGGVAKNLDQLFITAACYPPEILLTGVIVNKDGQRFVNEDSYHSRTSAFVLEQPDQLAYLIVDEAHTEMPAMPLIRFIDGWETIAEMEEALGIPAGNLAATLERYNANAARGEDPDFHKQPDYVAAQDNGPWAAFDLSLGRALYSGFTMGGLSVSIDGQVLREDGTAVPGLYAAGACASNIAQDGRGYASGTQLGEGSFFGRRAGKHAATR from the coding sequence ATGCAAACAGTGCCCGAGACCGTCGACGCCGCCGACGTCACCGAATGGTCCGACGAGGCCGACGTCGTGGTGATCGGCTTCGGTATCGCCGGTGGCTGTGCCGCGGTCAGCGCTGCGGCCGCGGGCGCCAAGGTCCTCGTGCTGGAGAAGGCCGCCGGTGCGGGCGGCACCACATCCATGGCCGGCGGCCACTTCTACCTGGGTGGCGGCACGGCGGTGCAGCAGGCCACCGGCCACGACGACACCGCCGACGAGATGTACAAGTACCTGGTCGCCGTCGCCCACGACCCCGAGCACGACAAGATCCGCGCCTACTGCGACGGCAGCGTCGAGCACTTCAACTGGTTGGAGGACTTGGGCTTTCAGTTCGAGCGCAGCTACTACCCCGGCAAGGTGGTGGTGCCGCCGGGCACCGAGGGGCTGTCCTACACCGGCAACGAGAAGGTGTGGCCGTTCTGCGAGCAGGCCAAGGCCGCGCCGCGCGGGCATTCGGTCCCGGTGCCGGGCGAACTGGGCGGCGCCGACATGGTCATCAAGCTGCTGCTGAAACGCGCCGACGAGCTCGGCGTCGAGATGCGCTACGAGACCGGCGCGACCAACCTCGTGGTGGACGACGCCGGTGCCGTGGTCGGTGTCCGCTGGAAGAACTTCGGCGTGACGGGCACCGTCAAGGCCGGCGCGGTGGTCATCGCCGCGGGCGGTTTCGCGATGAACCCGGAGATGGTGGCCGAGCACACGCCGGCGCTGGGGCAGAAGCGAAAGACCAAGCACCACGGGGAAGTTGAGCCCTACATCCTGGGCAACCCGAACGACGACGGACTGGGCATCAAGCTCGGCGTGTCCGCCGGCGGTGTCGCCAAGAACCTGGACCAGCTGTTCATCACTGCCGCCTGCTACCCGCCGGAGATCCTGCTCACGGGTGTCATCGTCAACAAGGACGGGCAGCGCTTCGTCAACGAGGACTCATACCACTCGCGCACATCGGCTTTCGTGCTCGAGCAGCCCGACCAGTTGGCCTACCTGATCGTCGACGAGGCGCACACCGAGATGCCGGCCATGCCGCTGATCCGTTTCATCGACGGTTGGGAGACCATCGCGGAAATGGAAGAGGCACTGGGCATTCCGGCCGGGAACCTGGCAGCGACGCTGGAGCGCTACAACGCCAACGCCGCGCGCGGCGAGGACCCCGACTTTCACAAGCAGCCGGATTACGTTGCGGCGCAGGACAATGGACCGTGGGCAGCGTTCGACCTGTCGCTGGGCCGGGCCCTGTACTCCGGATTCACCATGGGCGGACTGTCGGTCAGCATCGACGGCCAGGTGCTGCGCGAAGACGGCACCGCGGTGCCGGGGCTGTACGCGGCGGGCGCCTGCGCGTCGAACATCGCACAGGACGGCCGAGGCTATGCCAGCGGCACCCAGTTGGGCGAAGGCTCCTTCTTCGGCCGGCGAGCCGGAAAGCACGCCGCCACTCGGTGA
- a CDS encoding ABC transporter ATP-binding protein/permease translates to MDLFTPTLEWGSELTTSLWWIAKAWLIAAVSTLVVVTAIGRFTVWGRQFWRITGGYFVGRASIKVWLWLAALLLSVITGVRLTVLFSYQSNDLMTSFQVVASGLAGHDQTVKDSGAHGFWMSIGIFSLLATLHVGRIMLDLFMTQRFILRWRAWLTDQLTGDWLDGKAYYRSRFIDDTIDNPDQRIQSDIDIFTAGVGPLPNTPNNMTTSTLLFGAINAIASMLSFTAILWELSGPLTIAGFTLDKAMFWVGIGYVLIASIVTFWIGRPIIWLTFDNERFNAAFRYALVRLRDAAEAVAFYHGEAAERTGLRRLFAPVVANYKRYVNRMIGLNGWNLSMSQIIVPLPYVLQFPRFLAGEIKLGDMNQTASAFGSIQDGLSFFRNVYDQFAGYRAAIIRLYGLVTANDAARHLPELATEDCPDDTITLEKVTVSTPDGRELIAPLDLCLYPGEALVITGPSGAGKTTLLRSLAKLWPFCHGAMHFPMDENETLFLSQLPYVPLGDLRTVVSYPRKSGDYTDAELQDVLAKVALPHLASRLDEVDDWAKVLSPGEQQRVAFARVLLTRPKALFFDESTSALDEGLEMMLYQLVRTELPDTTVVSVSHRSTVEQHHQQELELLGNGEWRLTRIEDQDGEPARV, encoded by the coding sequence ATGGATTTGTTCACCCCGACCCTCGAATGGGGCAGTGAGCTCACGACCTCGCTGTGGTGGATCGCGAAAGCCTGGCTGATCGCAGCGGTATCGACGCTGGTGGTGGTGACCGCCATCGGCCGGTTCACGGTCTGGGGGCGGCAGTTCTGGCGCATCACCGGCGGCTACTTCGTCGGCCGCGCGAGTATCAAGGTGTGGCTGTGGCTGGCGGCGCTGCTGCTGTCGGTGATCACCGGCGTTCGGCTCACGGTGCTTTTCAGTTATCAGAGCAACGACCTGATGACCAGCTTCCAGGTGGTGGCCTCCGGTCTGGCAGGTCATGACCAGACGGTGAAGGACTCCGGGGCGCACGGGTTCTGGATGTCGATCGGCATCTTCTCGCTGCTGGCCACGCTGCACGTCGGGCGCATCATGCTCGACCTGTTCATGACGCAGCGCTTCATCCTGAGGTGGCGCGCGTGGCTGACGGATCAGCTCACCGGCGACTGGCTCGATGGCAAGGCCTACTACCGGTCGCGGTTCATCGACGACACCATCGACAACCCGGACCAGCGCATCCAAAGCGACATCGACATCTTCACCGCCGGCGTGGGTCCGCTGCCCAACACGCCCAACAACATGACCACCTCGACGCTGCTGTTCGGCGCCATCAACGCCATCGCCTCGATGCTTTCGTTCACCGCGATTCTCTGGGAACTGTCGGGACCCCTGACCATCGCCGGATTCACCCTCGACAAGGCGATGTTCTGGGTTGGCATCGGCTATGTGCTGATCGCCTCGATCGTCACCTTCTGGATCGGCCGCCCGATCATCTGGCTGACGTTCGACAACGAACGCTTCAACGCGGCGTTCCGCTATGCGTTGGTGCGCTTGCGCGACGCCGCCGAGGCCGTCGCCTTCTACCACGGTGAGGCAGCCGAGCGAACCGGCCTGCGCCGGTTGTTCGCCCCGGTGGTGGCCAACTACAAGCGCTACGTCAACCGGATGATCGGCCTCAACGGCTGGAACCTGTCGATGAGTCAGATCATCGTGCCGCTGCCGTATGTGTTGCAGTTCCCCCGCTTCCTCGCCGGCGAGATCAAGCTCGGCGACATGAACCAGACCGCGTCGGCGTTCGGCAGCATCCAGGACGGCCTGTCCTTCTTCCGCAACGTGTACGACCAGTTCGCCGGCTACCGCGCTGCCATCATCCGTCTGTACGGCCTGGTCACGGCCAACGATGCGGCACGGCACCTGCCCGAACTCGCGACCGAGGACTGCCCCGACGACACCATCACGCTGGAGAAGGTCACAGTGAGTACTCCGGACGGACGCGAACTCATCGCTCCGCTGGATTTGTGCCTGTATCCCGGCGAGGCGCTGGTGATCACCGGGCCGTCCGGCGCCGGCAAGACCACGTTGTTGCGCAGCCTGGCCAAGCTGTGGCCCTTCTGTCACGGCGCCATGCATTTCCCGATGGACGAGAACGAGACGCTGTTCCTGTCGCAGCTCCCCTATGTGCCGCTGGGTGATCTGCGCACCGTGGTGTCCTACCCGCGCAAGTCCGGGGACTACACCGACGCCGAGTTGCAGGATGTCCTTGCCAAGGTCGCGCTGCCGCATCTGGCGAGCCGCCTCGACGAGGTCGACGACTGGGCCAAGGTGCTCTCCCCCGGCGAGCAGCAGCGCGTCGCCTTCGCCCGCGTGCTGCTGACCCGGCCGAAGGCCCTGTTCTTCGACGAGTCCACCTCGGCTCTCGACGAGGGCCTGGAAATGATGCTGTACCAACTGGTTCGGACAGAACTGCCGGATACCACCGTGGTCAGCGTCAGCCACCGCAGCACCGTCGAGCAGCACCACCAGCAGGAGCTGGAACTGCTGGGCAACGGCGAGTGGCGGCTCACCCGCATCGAAGACCAGGACGGCGAACCCGCCCGGGTCTGA